Proteins encoded in a region of the Haloarcula sp. CBA1129 genome:
- a CDS encoding J domain-containing protein — MQTQPGMPPEWLVLGLVLGVAGTLVVAGLFVLANRVFPAERPNRQATDGGEMRRRAELREYLTAIDEQFAENHFVEGQHVAFYLPKRDVAITFDARAYYRIERSPTVPVLVEHEMPGVHLGARLPFETPEVDLGPDPEEEPHPTVQAFSELGLTQSASLDDVKSAYRERVKEVHPDHGGNEDEFKRVREAYTTAKQHASGASRQQAS; from the coding sequence GTGCAGACACAACCGGGCATGCCGCCGGAGTGGCTGGTCCTCGGACTCGTCCTCGGTGTCGCCGGAACCCTCGTCGTCGCCGGGCTGTTCGTCCTCGCGAACCGGGTGTTTCCGGCCGAGCGGCCGAACCGACAGGCGACCGACGGCGGTGAGATGCGCCGCCGGGCCGAACTCCGTGAGTACCTCACAGCCATCGACGAGCAGTTCGCCGAGAACCACTTCGTCGAGGGGCAACACGTCGCCTTCTACCTCCCGAAGCGCGACGTGGCCATCACGTTCGATGCCCGGGCGTACTACCGTATCGAGCGGTCCCCGACGGTCCCGGTGCTGGTCGAACACGAGATGCCCGGTGTTCACCTCGGCGCACGTTTACCCTTCGAGACGCCCGAAGTCGACCTTGGCCCGGATCCGGAGGAGGAACCACACCCGACAGTGCAGGCGTTCAGCGAACTGGGTCTCACACAGAGCGCGTCACTGGATGACGTGAAATCGGCCTACCGCGAGCGCGTCAAGGAGGTCCACCCGGACCACGGCGGCAACGAGGACGAGTTCAAGCGCGTCCGAGAGGCGTATACGACTGCGAAACAGCACGCGTCCGGAGCGTCGAGGCAGCAAGCGTCGTAA
- a CDS encoding glycosyltransferase: protein MSPTVGVVLPAYRPDMDQLGAYIAAIDDSIAPQTIVVELDSPRDGVPAQLRSLPVEVHTVPYRRGKGAAITAGFERLETDVLAFVDADGSTPVRSLERILDPVTDGRTDLAVGSRRHPDATVATHQTFARRFLGDGFAWLAGQLLDAKLYDYQCGAKAIDAAAWKRIRDHLYEPGFAWDVELIAITAALDLCIEEVPIEWEDKPGSTVSPIRTSIDLLEALLTARHRSKQLRDDRFHAALAEHLDEPTALIEKDR, encoded by the coding sequence ATGTCGCCGACCGTCGGGGTTGTCCTCCCAGCCTACCGTCCCGACATGGACCAGCTTGGGGCCTATATCGCTGCTATCGACGATTCGATAGCGCCACAGACTATTGTCGTAGAGCTCGATTCGCCCCGGGACGGTGTTCCTGCTCAGCTCCGCTCGCTTCCAGTCGAAGTGCACACCGTACCTTACCGTCGCGGGAAGGGCGCAGCAATCACTGCCGGGTTCGAGCGGCTGGAAACCGACGTACTGGCCTTTGTCGACGCTGATGGGTCGACACCGGTCCGCTCGCTCGAACGGATACTGGACCCGGTCACCGACGGCCGGACAGACCTCGCCGTGGGCTCCCGCCGCCACCCGGACGCGACGGTCGCTACCCATCAGACGTTCGCCCGACGGTTCCTCGGCGACGGCTTCGCGTGGCTCGCCGGCCAGTTGCTCGACGCGAAGCTGTATGACTACCAGTGCGGTGCGAAAGCCATCGACGCGGCCGCTTGGAAGCGCATCCGTGACCATCTGTACGAACCCGGGTTCGCGTGGGACGTCGAACTGATAGCCATCACCGCGGCGCTGGACCTGTGTATCGAGGAGGTCCCCATCGAGTGGGAGGACAAACCCGGCTCGACGGTCTCGCCGATACGAACGTCGATAGACCTGCTTGAGGCATTGCTAACCGCTCGCCATCGGTCGAAGCAACTGCGCGATGACCGTTTCCACGCGGCCTTGGCCGAGCATCTCGACGAACCAACTGCCCTTATCGAGAAAGACCGATGA
- a CDS encoding GtrA family protein: MIDIEQQVRRVVPDRFEALVSGVRFGQFVSVGVVGAISDNSVLAVLGLVFGVSDMWAKAAGVETAILVMFLVNEHWTFAGQGDVGRRSFATRLGKSHLVRSGGVAVQLAVYWLLTQWLTIELVIAGTDLWFIAASPLAIGVAMLVNYVAESVFTWQVHADE, from the coding sequence ATGATCGACATCGAACAACAGGTTCGTCGGGTCGTTCCGGACCGGTTCGAAGCACTGGTGTCCGGCGTCCGCTTCGGGCAGTTCGTCTCCGTCGGCGTCGTCGGCGCAATCAGCGACAACAGCGTCCTCGCTGTGCTTGGACTGGTATTCGGCGTGAGCGATATGTGGGCTAAAGCCGCCGGCGTCGAGACGGCGATTCTCGTGATGTTTCTGGTCAACGAACACTGGACGTTCGCTGGTCAGGGTGACGTCGGCCGTCGTTCGTTCGCCACGCGGCTCGGGAAATCTCATCTGGTTCGGTCCGGCGGCGTCGCGGTCCAACTGGCCGTGTACTGGCTCCTCACGCAGTGGTTGACGATAGAACTCGTCATCGCTGGAACGGACCTGTGGTTCATCGCTGCGAGTCCGCTCGCGATTGGGGTCGCAATGCTGGTCAACTACGTCGCCGAGAGCGTCTTCACGTGGCAAGTCCACGCGGACGAGTGA
- a CDS encoding alcohol dehydrogenase catalytic domain-containing protein — protein sequence MRAAAFSELTGPDGVSVINQTTPVPERGEAVVTVEACAINRHDLWVLEGDSAMVDTDDLPFVSGLDVAGTVDAVGEGVTAVEPGDRVVLCPNETCGTCRYCREGPENLCENFSLYHGGLAEAARVQADRLVTLPDGVDTVEAAALPTAYMTALHMLRRVEAGPGDLVFIPGVTGGVGVAGVQLAAALGAHTIGTSSSESKLNRVESLGMDHAIQSTDPDEIRETVADIGPVDGVLNHLGGEYTQVGLDALRRGGRMAVCGRTAGGTSEIDIPDLFLGHKRVIGSTMGTQVDLQRLVGLVADGKLTPEIDQTYPLEETGAAFAAMQDRDSVGKLVVTP from the coding sequence ATGCGCGCCGCAGCGTTCAGCGAACTCACTGGCCCGGACGGCGTCTCGGTTATCAATCAGACCACTCCTGTGCCCGAACGCGGCGAGGCGGTGGTCACCGTTGAAGCGTGTGCAATCAACCGCCATGACCTCTGGGTTCTCGAAGGCGATTCCGCGATGGTCGACACGGACGACCTGCCGTTCGTCAGTGGCCTCGACGTCGCCGGGACCGTCGACGCCGTTGGTGAGGGCGTCACGGCTGTCGAGCCCGGGGACCGTGTGGTCCTCTGCCCGAACGAGACCTGTGGCACCTGTCGCTACTGCCGTGAGGGGCCGGAGAACCTCTGTGAGAACTTCTCGCTGTACCACGGCGGCCTCGCTGAGGCGGCCCGCGTGCAGGCCGACCGGCTCGTCACGCTTCCCGACGGTGTGGATACTGTTGAAGCGGCCGCGCTGCCGACGGCCTACATGACCGCCCTGCATATGCTCCGCAGGGTCGAGGCTGGACCGGGCGATCTGGTGTTTATTCCGGGCGTCACCGGCGGTGTCGGCGTCGCTGGCGTACAACTCGCCGCCGCTCTCGGCGCTCACACCATCGGCACATCGTCCTCTGAGTCGAAACTGAACCGCGTCGAATCGCTCGGCATGGACCACGCTATCCAGAGCACCGACCCGGACGAGATTCGCGAGACTGTCGCCGATATCGGGCCAGTCGACGGCGTGCTCAATCACCTCGGCGGCGAGTACACGCAAGTCGGGCTGGACGCCCTCCGACGCGGTGGCCGGATGGCGGTCTGTGGACGGACGGCCGGCGGCACCTCCGAGATTGACATTCCCGACCTGTTCCTCGGTCACAAACGCGTCATCGGGAGCACGATGGGGACGCAGGTGGACTTACAACGGCTTGTCGGTCTCGTCGCCGACGGCAAACTGACGCCAGAAATCGACCAGACGTACCCGCTTGAAGAGACTGGTGCGGCGTTTGCGGCGATGCAGGACCGCGATAGCGTCGGGAAGCTCGTCGTGACCCCGTAG
- a CDS encoding RNA-protein complex protein Nop10 → MKSDIHVCTVWESEHDRPVYTLDDTCPECGAEAVNSAPAPFSPEDSYGEYRRSLKRRSRE, encoded by the coding sequence ATGAAATCAGATATCCACGTCTGTACCGTCTGGGAATCCGAACACGACCGACCGGTGTACACGCTGGACGACACCTGTCCGGAGTGTGGGGCCGAGGCGGTCAACAGCGCACCCGCGCCGTTCTCCCCCGAAGACAGCTACGGCGAGTATCGACGTTCTCTTAAGCGCCGCAGCCGCGAATAA
- a CDS encoding translation initiation factor IF-2 subunit alpha has translation MKYSGWPEPGELVVGKIDEIEDFGVFVDLDEYEGKRGLCHISEVASGWIKNVRDHVNEGQTVVAKVLDVDEDAQQIDLSIKDVNDHQRKEKIQEWKNEQKADNWMELAFGEDLDDETYAAIANELLAEFGSMYDGFESAAIHGMDALEDVDLSEEEIEAIVQTARNNVSVPYVQVTGYVDLSCPESDGVDIIKEALQAAEGNGEVPDEIELEVTYVGSPEYRIQVQAPDYKTAEDALEESADRAAKVVEQHGGTGQFHRERSEDDE, from the coding sequence ATGAAATACAGCGGCTGGCCCGAACCGGGCGAACTCGTCGTCGGCAAGATCGACGAGATCGAGGACTTCGGCGTGTTCGTCGACCTAGACGAGTACGAGGGCAAGCGTGGCCTCTGTCACATCTCCGAGGTCGCCAGCGGATGGATCAAGAACGTCCGCGACCACGTCAACGAAGGGCAGACAGTCGTTGCCAAAGTGCTGGATGTCGACGAGGACGCCCAGCAGATCGACCTCTCGATCAAGGACGTCAACGACCACCAGCGGAAAGAGAAGATTCAGGAGTGGAAAAACGAGCAGAAGGCCGACAACTGGATGGAACTGGCCTTCGGCGAGGATCTGGACGACGAGACCTACGCCGCTATCGCCAACGAACTGCTGGCGGAGTTCGGCTCGATGTACGACGGGTTCGAGTCGGCGGCGATCCACGGCATGGACGCCCTCGAAGACGTCGACCTCTCCGAGGAGGAGATCGAGGCCATCGTCCAGACGGCCCGGAACAACGTCTCCGTGCCGTATGTGCAGGTCACCGGCTACGTCGACCTGTCCTGTCCCGAAAGCGACGGTGTCGACATCATCAAGGAGGCGCTTCAGGCAGCGGAGGGTAACGGCGAAGTTCCCGACGAGATCGAACTCGAAGTGACCTACGTCGGCTCGCCCGAGTACCGCATTCAGGTACAAGCGCCGGACTACAAGACCGCCGAGGACGCGCTCGAAGAGAGCGCGGACCGCGCGGCGAAAGTCGTCGAGCAACACGGTGGCACGGGGCAGTTCCACCGTGAGCGTAGTGAAGACGACGAGTAA
- a CDS encoding 50S ribosomal protein L44e produces MQMPRRFNTYCPHCNEHQEHEVEKVRSGRQTGMKWIDRQRERNSGIGNDGKFSKVPGGDKPTKKTDLKYRCGECGKAHLREGWRAGRLEFQE; encoded by the coding sequence ATGCAGATGCCACGACGATTCAATACGTACTGTCCGCACTGTAACGAGCACCAGGAACACGAGGTCGAGAAGGTCCGTAGTGGCCGCCAGACCGGCATGAAGTGGATCGACCGCCAGCGCGAGCGCAACTCCGGTATCGGGAACGACGGTAAGTTCTCGAAGGTCCCGGGTGGCGACAAGCCCACCAAGAAGACGGACCTCAAGTACCGCTGTGGCGAGTGTGGGAAGGCCCACCTCCGCGAAGGATGGCGTGCCGGCCGACTGGAGTTCCAGGAGTAA
- a CDS encoding proteasome assembly chaperone family protein, producing the protein MDEFDIERVADPDLDEPVLVEGLPGVGHVGKLAAEHLLEELESELVRRVYSTHFPPQVSIDEGQAQLACAEFHAVTPDEGQDLLVLSGDHQAQNNQGHYGLTDTFLDIAEDFGVQRVFALGGVPTGELIEEYDVLGATTTEDFKQTLEDAGVAFREDEPAGGIVGVSGLLLGLSKRRDVPASCLMGETSGYLVDPKSAQAVLEILQEVIGFEVDYSSLEDRADEMEEVVRKIQEMEQQNSPSPADEDLRYIG; encoded by the coding sequence ATGGACGAATTCGACATCGAGCGCGTAGCGGACCCCGACCTCGACGAGCCGGTACTGGTCGAGGGGTTGCCCGGCGTCGGCCACGTCGGCAAACTCGCCGCAGAGCACCTGCTTGAGGAGCTCGAAAGCGAGCTCGTCCGCCGTGTTTACTCGACGCATTTCCCCCCACAGGTCAGCATCGACGAGGGCCAAGCACAACTCGCCTGCGCCGAGTTCCACGCCGTCACCCCCGACGAAGGTCAGGACCTGCTCGTGCTCTCTGGGGATCATCAGGCCCAGAACAATCAAGGACACTACGGCCTGACCGACACGTTCCTCGATATCGCCGAGGACTTCGGTGTCCAGCGAGTGTTCGCCCTCGGCGGTGTCCCGACCGGCGAACTCATCGAGGAGTACGACGTGCTCGGTGCGACAACGACCGAGGACTTCAAGCAGACGCTGGAAGACGCCGGTGTGGCCTTCCGCGAAGACGAACCGGCCGGCGGTATCGTCGGTGTCTCCGGCCTGCTGCTTGGCCTGAGCAAGCGCCGCGATGTGCCGGCCAGTTGTCTCATGGGCGAAACGTCGGGCTACCTTGTCGACCCCAAGAGCGCACAGGCCGTCCTCGAAATCCTGCAGGAGGTCATCGGGTTCGAGGTCGACTACAGTTCGCTGGAGGACCGCGCCGACGAGATGGAGGAGGTTGTCCGGAAGATACAGGAGATGGAACAGCAGAACTCCCCGTCGCCCGCCGACGAGGACCTCAGGTACATCGGCTGA
- a CDS encoding DUF2298 domain-containing protein yields the protein MQYGLLATWLALYLLLLYAGGTVAGLLFPRFADRGVAFGVPVAVSILWVITYFVGRFSLAVGVWLGVIVLATSVVAVWRLDGGPTARAYAETAGVFSVAFLFLVGVRALDPAIIPIGGEKFLDFGLLQSLVRADSLPLEDMWFAGEPVAYYYGGHLIAAILTRITGTAGQFAYNLALAGFYATLVTAAYGLAGAVADERGLPQRLAGGLTVFCIGFASNLSTPAKFILWLLPDGLGQTVVERAGYELDGLAAGPDSFSYWDASRVIEDSAADFGTYEPGAALVIDEFPLFAWLNGDMHAHMMSTGFLLLAAALCFSYYQTPAAERRRRLALLFGALPAVAGIVAVTNTWSFPSMGGLALLTVTVAPADPTTLLPKHVGQRLRLNGPSQEGVRIGMGLAVAAVVLVLGLLWSLPFWLGPASGREIAVLPDRTSLLELLAVHGLFVGPFWLYLYAQTGHAVGQSTARIVGLVAVGTAALAATLDIAAVGLLAPLLIGAWLFARSPTLARTVDAVPALADGGDRPVGFEAVLILAGAGLVLLVEFVFVRENIGRMNTVFKTYMQVWVFWGVAAGPVLAWLLTRWRPVDDRSRAWTSIGVRAFVALLVCSASLYGVFALSNHVETAGDPTLDGLAYLNDDHPEEAEAIRWLDETATGRPTIVTAAPASYEWDAGDGEGASAPSSLTGLPTVAGWTHEAQYRNDTVYDRRVDDVETIYTGDATEQRRLLKAYDVRYVYVGPAERARYDEVTVDQLQGVTVAKEAGGVTIYRVHSEYI from the coding sequence ATGCAATACGGGCTCCTCGCCACTTGGCTCGCCCTCTACCTCTTGTTACTGTACGCTGGCGGGACTGTCGCAGGACTGCTGTTCCCTCGCTTTGCCGACCGCGGGGTCGCCTTCGGCGTCCCGGTCGCCGTCTCAATATTGTGGGTGATCACCTATTTTGTCGGTCGCTTCTCGCTGGCCGTGGGTGTCTGGCTCGGCGTCATCGTTCTCGCAACGAGTGTGGTAGCTGTCTGGCGGCTTGACGGCGGACCGACCGCCCGCGCGTACGCCGAGACAGCTGGCGTGTTCTCAGTCGCGTTCCTGTTCCTCGTCGGCGTTCGCGCGCTCGACCCAGCGATCATCCCGATCGGCGGCGAGAAGTTCCTCGATTTCGGATTGTTGCAGTCACTCGTGCGGGCCGACAGCCTCCCGCTAGAGGACATGTGGTTCGCCGGCGAACCGGTCGCGTACTACTACGGCGGCCACCTCATTGCGGCGATTCTCACCAGAATAACGGGGACTGCGGGACAGTTCGCGTACAATCTCGCGCTGGCCGGCTTTTACGCGACGCTGGTCACGGCGGCGTACGGACTGGCGGGCGCTGTCGCGGACGAGCGCGGTCTCCCACAGCGACTGGCCGGCGGCCTCACGGTATTCTGTATCGGCTTTGCCAGTAACCTATCGACACCCGCTAAGTTCATCCTCTGGCTCCTGCCCGATGGATTGGGCCAAACGGTCGTCGAGCGGGCCGGGTACGAGCTGGACGGGCTCGCAGCGGGCCCGGACTCGTTCAGCTACTGGGACGCGAGCCGCGTCATCGAGGACAGCGCTGCTGATTTCGGCACGTACGAGCCCGGCGCTGCGTTGGTTATCGATGAGTTCCCGCTGTTCGCCTGGCTCAACGGGGATATGCACGCCCATATGATGAGTACCGGCTTCCTGTTGCTGGCCGCCGCACTCTGTTTCAGCTACTACCAGACGCCGGCCGCCGAACGTCGCCGGCGGCTCGCGCTGCTGTTCGGCGCGCTTCCGGCCGTTGCCGGCATCGTGGCCGTCACCAACACGTGGTCGTTCCCGTCGATGGGCGGGCTGGCCCTGCTGACAGTCACCGTCGCGCCTGCCGACCCGACGACGCTCCTGCCGAAGCACGTCGGACAGCGGCTCCGGCTGAACGGGCCGAGCCAAGAGGGTGTCCGAATCGGGATGGGACTGGCCGTCGCTGCCGTCGTTCTCGTACTGGGACTGCTCTGGTCGCTCCCGTTCTGGCTCGGCCCGGCGAGCGGGCGCGAGATCGCGGTCCTGCCCGACCGGACCTCGCTACTGGAACTGCTGGCCGTCCACGGCCTGTTCGTCGGGCCGTTCTGGCTGTACCTGTACGCCCAGACCGGGCACGCCGTCGGGCAGAGTACGGCCCGCATCGTTGGCCTCGTGGCCGTCGGAACGGCGGCACTGGCGGCGACACTCGATATCGCGGCCGTCGGTCTGCTCGCCCCCTTGTTGATTGGAGCGTGGCTGTTCGCGCGCTCACCGACACTGGCCCGAACCGTCGACGCGGTCCCAGCACTCGCTGACGGCGGCGACCGGCCTGTCGGCTTCGAAGCCGTGCTGATTCTGGCGGGGGCAGGGCTGGTCCTGCTGGTCGAGTTCGTCTTCGTCAGGGAGAACATCGGCCGGATGAACACCGTCTTCAAGACGTATATGCAGGTGTGGGTGTTCTGGGGGGTCGCCGCCGGCCCCGTGCTGGCGTGGCTGCTCACCCGCTGGCGGCCGGTCGACGACCGTTCGCGAGCGTGGACCAGTATCGGTGTCCGTGCGTTCGTCGCCCTGCTGGTCTGTTCGGCGTCGCTGTACGGCGTGTTCGCGCTCTCGAATCACGTCGAGACTGCGGGCGACCCAACGTTGGACGGGCTGGCGTATCTCAACGACGACCATCCCGAAGAAGCTGAGGCGATTCGGTGGCTCGATGAGACAGCGACTGGACGGCCAACTATCGTCACCGCCGCACCCGCAAGCTACGAGTGGGACGCCGGCGATGGCGAGGGTGCGAGTGCACCGTCGAGTCTGACCGGACTGCCGACCGTCGCCGGCTGGACCCACGAGGCCCAGTACCGCAACGACACGGTGTACGATCGCCGCGTCGACGACGTAGAGACTATTTACACCGGGGACGCGACCGAGCAGCGCCGTCTTCTCAAAGCGTACGACGTGCGCTACGTCTACGTCGGTCCCGCTGAACGGGCCCGCTACGACGAGGTGACTGTCGACCAGTTACAGGGCGTGACCGTGGCAAAAGAGGCTGGCGGCGTCACCATCTACAGGGTCCACTCGGAGTACATCTGA
- a CDS encoding type IV pilin, with amino-acid sequence MDIKQLIHDDDAVSPVIGVILMVAITVILAAVIASFVLGLGDQAQQATPQASFSFEYDASAGSNSDSGLLTVSHDGGDTIEAGSLYIRGENMVTDSDLSTEGLDSSPDQADYDADDEAWSSTSAYGAVDSEVSAGSTLDVGVYSNYDLNVVYEPPEGDSSATLGSDSGPDA; translated from the coding sequence ATGGATATCAAACAACTCATCCACGACGACGACGCAGTGTCGCCGGTCATCGGGGTCATCCTGATGGTCGCAATCACAGTCATCCTCGCGGCCGTTATCGCCTCCTTCGTGCTTGGTCTCGGTGACCAAGCGCAGCAGGCGACGCCGCAGGCTAGTTTCAGTTTCGAGTACGACGCAAGTGCAGGTTCAAATTCAGATTCTGGTCTCCTAACGGTCTCGCACGATGGTGGCGATACCATTGAGGCTGGTAGTCTGTATATCCGTGGAGAAAACATGGTAACAGATTCAGACCTCTCAACTGAAGGCTTAGACTCCAGCCCAGATCAGGCAGACTACGATGCCGATGATGAAGCATGGTCCAGTACGTCGGCTTATGGCGCCGTAGATAGTGAGGTTTCAGCCGGCTCAACTCTGGATGTTGGTGTGTATAGCAACTATGATCTCAATGTCGTCTATGAACCGCCTGAAGGCGATTCGTCCGCCACACTGGGTTCCGACAGCGGGCCTGACGCATAA
- a CDS encoding type IV pilin, whose product MELKRFFNDDNAVSPVIGVILMVAITVILAAVIATFVLGLGDQVSNTAPQASFSTDYDGTEIVTVTHEGGDSIKASNLYFRGDIDTNVGQVNNADNPVWPAGQASGSNSKVVAGNSVNVGVTGDSFTLNVVYQSPNGDNSATLATASGPSA is encoded by the coding sequence ATGGAACTCAAACGATTCTTCAACGACGACAATGCTGTGTCGCCGGTCATCGGGGTCATCCTGATGGTCGCAATCACGGTCATCCTTGCGGCCGTTATCGCGACGTTCGTCCTCGGGCTGGGCGATCAGGTCAGCAACACGGCACCGCAGGCGAGCTTTAGTACAGATTATGATGGCACCGAGATTGTAACTGTGACTCATGAAGGCGGAGACTCAATTAAAGCGAGTAATCTCTACTTCAGGGGGGATATCGACACGAACGTAGGTCAGGTTAATAATGCAGATAACCCAGTGTGGCCGGCTGGTCAAGCCAGTGGGAGTAACAGTAAAGTAGTTGCTGGTAACTCAGTTAATGTTGGAGTAACCGGTGACAGCTTCACGCTCAATGTAGTCTACCAGTCACCAAATGGCGACAACTCTGCGACGCTCGCAACTGCGTCCGGACCAAGCGCATAA
- a CDS encoding universal stress protein, translated as MISTILVPMDDSEMAQRALEYALENHPGAEITVLHVVGGPSPWGGAATALALEGDIEEAANERAEAVFDDARELAAEYDIEITTEVQLGHPARAILERADDFDAVVIGTHGGSLADRLVVGNVAQKVFRNSAVPVIVAR; from the coding sequence ATGATCTCTACAATTCTTGTTCCGATGGACGACTCGGAGATGGCGCAGCGAGCGCTCGAATATGCGCTTGAAAACCATCCCGGGGCGGAAATTACTGTCTTGCACGTCGTGGGCGGACCGTCACCGTGGGGGGGAGCGGCGACGGCACTCGCTCTCGAAGGAGATATCGAAGAGGCCGCGAACGAGCGTGCAGAGGCAGTCTTCGATGACGCTCGAGAGCTCGCCGCCGAGTACGATATCGAAATCACCACCGAGGTTCAGCTGGGACATCCGGCTCGGGCGATTTTGGAGAGAGCCGACGACTTCGATGCGGTCGTAATCGGAACCCACGGCGGCTCGTTGGCCGACCGACTGGTCGTCGGGAACGTTGCCCAGAAAGTGTTTCGCAACTCGGCTGTTCCGGTCATCGTCGCCCGATAA
- a CDS encoding HAH_0734 family protein, whose amino-acid sequence MKKLIIHGDPGLRKGGRIEYEDEEYEVFSVSRQGDWHGPDRPQLWCTIGSEDEEETFKRQEYIPMHLDTDDIEAEAVTVLRERAPPNAES is encoded by the coding sequence ATGAAGAAGCTCATTATCCACGGCGACCCGGGGCTGCGCAAGGGCGGCCGCATCGAGTACGAGGATGAGGAATACGAGGTGTTCTCAGTCTCACGGCAGGGTGACTGGCACGGTCCGGACCGGCCACAGCTCTGGTGTACCATCGGCTCGGAGGACGAGGAAGAGACGTTCAAACGGCAGGAATACATCCCAATGCATCTGGATACGGACGACATTGAGGCCGAAGCCGTTACTGTCCTCCGCGAGCGCGCGCCGCCGAACGCTGAGTCCTGA
- the hpt gene encoding hypoxanthine/guanine phosphoribosyltransferase — MDRLKQSLLDAPIIEKEGYHYFVHPISDGVPMLRPELLREIVIKIIRKAELDDVDKIVTPAAMGIHISTAVSLMTDIPLVVVRKRQYGLDGEVSLSQVTGYSESEMYVNDVYEGDQVLVLDDVLSTGGTLAALTGALEDIGADIRDIVCVIKKADGTNKLDEAGYDAKTLINVQVIDGEVTIVDEHGDD, encoded by the coding sequence ATGGACCGACTCAAGCAGTCCCTGCTCGACGCGCCGATCATTGAGAAGGAAGGGTATCACTACTTCGTCCACCCCATCAGCGACGGGGTCCCGATGCTTCGACCGGAACTGCTGCGTGAAATCGTCATCAAAATCATTCGGAAGGCGGAGCTCGACGACGTCGACAAGATCGTCACACCGGCGGCGATGGGCATCCACATCTCGACGGCCGTCTCGTTGATGACCGACATCCCGCTCGTCGTCGTCCGCAAGCGACAGTACGGTCTTGACGGGGAAGTGTCGCTGTCACAGGTCACCGGCTACTCCGAGAGCGAAATGTACGTCAACGACGTGTACGAGGGCGATCAGGTGCTCGTTCTCGACGACGTACTCTCGACCGGCGGGACGCTGGCTGCACTCACGGGCGCGCTCGAAGACATCGGCGCGGACATCCGGGACATCGTCTGTGTCATCAAGAAAGCCGACGGGACGAACAAGCTCGACGAGGCGGGTTACGACGCCAAGACGCTGATCAACGTTCAGGTCATCGACGGCGAGGTCACCATCGTCGACGAGCACGGCGACGACTAG
- a CDS encoding 30S ribosomal protein S27e, translated as MAGSFITVECPDCENEQTLFEKAASEVSCAVCGHTIAQPTGGKADIEGEVTAVVEAR; from the coding sequence ATGGCAGGAAGCTTCATCACCGTCGAATGTCCCGACTGCGAGAACGAACAGACCCTCTTCGAAAAGGCCGCGAGTGAGGTCTCGTGTGCCGTCTGTGGCCACACAATCGCCCAGCCGACGGGCGGGAAGGCCGACATCGAAGGCGAAGTGACCGCCGTCGTCGAGGCCCGATAG